The genomic stretch aatcatggttagtccataaacatcccccaggtcggagatcctgtcctgaggtcgtacccccttagctcgaagaatatcctcaaggactcgccaagactcctaagactggagcaaggaatcaaaaggccgaaggtcgggtcagatgcacagctcgtggtacgagctagatatggaggccatgaccccttgtaaagtcaacacacgcaagataaacgtgcatatatctgacatcccgtgtccgatatctccatgatttctcggacacgctgcaggaacgtgcgtgttcagacacccacggctgggttgggccgtgcgacccattatctccttatctatcgatttgaccatacttatgtgtcaggtttaggaattaatcatgaatgtcacagagttgatatgacaaataagaaggtcacgggatgacctccttaccaacttccaggtgccttctcctataaatatggagactctgggagttgataagggttggaacaactagtctctggagagatatactttgtaaccaaatacccagaatatatcaataatattgactagtggagtagaatgattttaacctttgaaccacttaaaaagcGTGTCTCGAGCCACCTattttcattcactaagatcttatatctgttacggttctatatTTGACACTAAtcctcttctctttttctcttaattacccgttggcgaagaaccgcgtcaacaatggtaaaagaaaaaaaaagtaaaaaaaaaagttttttattattaattagattttcaatttttgaatatttgaaaatttatttaatttatttgaaacttttagtattttttatattaaaatgatttttttaatttgtaaggatttaattgttaattttaagaaaaaaaatagaatttaaaaaaaaatagttttaataaaaatgacataatttggtagtggtcaaagttcgggaGACAAAATTACTAATTATTATACAAATGACACTGTTACATTAACACACAAATTGTTACATGACATCATCAGTCTGTTAGCCACCTAGAATGAAATATAATAGAAGTCTCATATTTCACTAGCTTGTATTATTTGGAAGGAGTTTTTGACATCTCGAATCATTTAAGGGCACGATCATAGTTTTAGTTTAGTagacaaaaatactatttattcaaACACAATATTTGCAATGCAATATAATATTGTTTTATTCGAGAGATATTAGAGACTATAGACATCCTATAGGAAATAGAAATTCCCAGCAAAAAAAAGTTtgtaaagtaaaatatattttttatttaaaaaagaaagaaagaaaagaataataaAGAAAAGTGGATGAGCTGAGTACAGCTGTGAAGCAAAAAATTGGAGTAATCGAGCTGTCGAGTTGGTAATATCCTTGCTAAAGCGACACTTGCTCCATTGAGTGCACGTGTGGCTAGATAAAGCAGCTGTTATTATCTCTcctcatttttaaaaaataaaataaaaaatacttgtATACATTTCTAAATTTTTATTTGGTGTAAAATTGTTCCACAAatgaaattggaaaaaaaaaaattccacccTTACACTTACTGTAGTtgtttatttaagaaaaaaaaaagaaattcatATGTTGCAACTTCgcaataattaaaaagaaaatatttttctaaaaGATAGAAACGTTTAAACGCCAAGTttgatattaattattttttaaaaaaaataagaatgaataaacatatatatgaaaatttaaaaatttatgtCATTATAAGCACAATATTCAACTTTTGTGTTtgtaaaaatacaagtaaaagttTGTTTATTAAGAGGTGTGTGCTAAGAAatagaattatatatataaatatttataagacctaaaattttaattaattattttcaaatatgtttataaaaataaatatatttgaaaaatagTTCACTTAGagagggaaagaaaaaaaagttaataatagaaacacctactactactactactactattattattattaagaaaaaAAGTTAATAGAAACacctactactactattattattattattattaagggTAGAAAACGAATTCGCATAtggtttaaaaattttaatcaataagaaaaatataataattaagatATAATTAACTACATACTAATGCTTAGCTAAATTAATAGGAGtaacgatatatatatatttctacatCTACACATGGGGCTTTAATGAACTTTTTGAGGTTAAATGTGTTTataatatagtacataaaatattttaaaagtaattaattaattattaaatatcacaaaattcATTCACATTCGTAATTGGAGAGAAATCttatttattatgtttattcCAACATGTATAGTATAGAGAATGATATTGCGTTATCCATATATGGTCCGATACGGTAAGTAGTATGGTCATTATAAAACTTTGGGACTTAGCAACAATAAACCAAGAGAAAAAGACATGAAAGGCTCTAGTGATGAGGAATAGGCTAGGGTTTGGCAAATTAATGATTGAGTTACTTATTTCAAAATGGCCCCAATAATGCATTGCATATATTCCTAACTTCTACTTGATTGGCCCTTGTTGAGAAAGGAATCAACTCTCTCACAAATTAATAATTTAACATAATTATGTTTAAATTTGTGGAAAGAAGATTTTTTGAATTAGAAAAACTCATCATCATAATTGTACAATGGGGTCTTGGACTTTAGTGTAAACAATTAATAAATATCGTTAGCTGGCTGGACTGATAATGAAAGGAATATAGTCTCTATATAGATTACATAGCTCAGCTCAGATCAGGACCATTCGTAATGTCAGTCccatgaaaaaaaatatttttaatattatagaGCTGCCTTTTTTGTGTGTCGATCTTTTGatttttttctctctctaaactgtGTACATGCATGTAACTCTTGTACTTATCCAAAATGAAAACCATTAACTgatcataataaataaataaattgttgcatgtgtttttataataaaaaaagaggCCAAATTATagttactttaattttttttcgcATTCAATTTTATGTCTCAAGAGGAAATTGGTTGTCCGGCATTAATTGTTACTAATTTTCTCTTATGTATATATCAACTTGTTTCAAGTCAACTCATGTCAATTTAGTCAAGCGGAGCTTAATTATTGGTGTACAACCTGTTAAGTCATTTCTAacctataatattatatatagtaTTATACTaacaccaaaattaaaaaaacttaCATTCCAACTACAACACTAAAAATTATACTAAAAGAtatattattcatttttttatatataaaataatatatatttattattaaatactaatatataaaataaaataatattgttTTTTTTACTACAGTACCCTCAACAAATTTGGTGGAATAATATAACTTGAGAgcataataatagaataaataaaattgagtttaatttgattttatatattttttagcaCTCTATTAAACAAGTTCACAAACCAATGttcttatttattattattatccgATTATTATAAAACGAGGGGAAAAAAGATTACGATCCTTTAGGCGGTCACACCTGGAACACAGTCCACCACATACAGTACGTCCTCCCCTTTTCCAGATCATTCTTCTTATGAAATCAAAGACTACATGTCACCATTCCACAATGGccattttttgtctttttttcttTTGGTCGACTGTTCCTTTATTTCTTACTTTTCAAAATAGTGTTCAATTGCTTAGTGCTTTAGTTTATTTAAACTATTATTTATTCCAAACAACCAGAAATATATAGATTATTAttataagaaaaaaataagaaaaggtTTTTCCGTGTACTTATTTACTTCGAAAAAATTAATTTTGCATGCAACCTGCTATTGCCTCCCTTGTGTCTAACTCTCAACTCTCTTGGCTATAAATAGAAGCACCTTGCATTTAATTTTAGACACGCCAACTACTACACACAGCTTTGAAacgacacacacacacacatatatatatatagagagagagctCTATATCTTATTATATCTATCTTCATATTCAAAGTGATCTAATTATATTCCATGGCCTTCTCCAAAGTTTTGATCATTTCACTGATCTTTTTTCTACTTGTTCTCAATCTCGTGGAAGCTGATGAAACTGTAAGTTCCCTTATAACCTAAcacatattgttattattattattattcgtcATCTTCTTGTTCATATATTCATCGATAGACCGTACGTAGCTCTCtttcaatttaatttttatgtatttataaAAACTGCAGGCGATCGGAAATGAAGGAGAGGGTTCTCCCAAAAACAAAAGTATAggtatgtatacatatataatacaataataataataatagtagtaatagtgTTATAAGGTAGTTAAATATTTTGCAGAGTGTGGTGGGTCATGCGCTGCCAGGTGTCAGTTATCGTCGAGACCTCGGCTATGCAAGAGGGCGTGCGGGACTTGCTGTCGACGTTGCAACTGCGTTCCACCGGGCACTGCCGGTAACCTTGAGGTCTGCCCCTGCTATGCCAATATGACTACCCATGGTGGAAGACGCAAGTGCCCTTAACTTAAAACCATATGTCCATCACAGTATTTGCATGATCATCATCACAAATAACATATATCTATATCTCTTAATAATATTTCCCATAAATTAttgtattaaataaataattacgtACGGAACATtcgcttatatatatatatatatatattatttatatgctattattcctctcttttttttattattatctgatagaatatatgtatttattcttaatattattattataaataatttgagtgcttattttgttgtaaaatcaAACTGTTTCGTTATTATTAGTCTACTAAATAGCCTAGCCATATACGTTGGCAACAGATTGTGAGatcaatatatatattatgatcaTATTAATGAAATCATTCAGATCAATttcttctattattattattatattgtaTCACCTACGTAGTAAAAACGATTCTTAACGAAACCAGTTTACTCCTTTTCCCACTTTTTCTTAACCCAACATAAATTATAATGAAATTATTCCCTTTTAATAATTCACACTTTTATTATATTCCTATAAGCCCCTAGGTAAAATATGTACTTGGTGGAGGGTGTGGAGAGAGCATTTTTGTTTTAACATAACTGTAATTTAATTTACCGAAGGACAATATTCTTCTTCGGTACACAATATGTATATGAGAAATGTTAATGGGCACTACCGGCGCATCCCAATACTACAAGAATATGGTATATTGTTATTGGTGTAATCGAGTCAtccatatttgaatttaataagtattataatgTATCGTTAACTAACTATAAGGTGTCATTTTATGTGGTGTTGTGCACCTTAAAGTGTCAAATAATAACATTCTATATTAAAAGTAAATATGCAAAGAGTACAGAGACTGCACCAACCACAACATTTAATTTCCTAAGTGTTTGATATTATCACTTTATATAATAAGACTAATTAGCCATTATAGCTAGCTAGTTGTGATACACAATGTAACGCTAGCTACAAGGCACTCAACTCAATTCACATGCTTTAAGCAGCCGCGAAAGAGACCAAAACGATTATGCCAATTAAGCCCAAAGTTTACACTTTTAAATATATACTGACACGTACGTATTATATTAACACTAGTCAACAtggatatatattaatattactCCGGATTAAACCTGATGAGCCATTACATTTGATGACGTGTTTGAATAGATTCAGGACTCGATCGTAGCTAGTAGTCCAAAATCCAAATCACCAAGTTGGATTGGAGgcaataataatttattatttaactaTTGACACAATGATTTGAAAAGGATAAATTAGTTTTCCAAAAGGCCAAAACAATAAGGACAAGTAATAAGCTAGCCACTGAGAGAATCCCTCCACACAATTTTTGTTCACTTTATTTTGGTACAAACAATTAAGATATCTAATCTCATTAATTAATGTTATTTAAAACGAGGATGGCTTGAATAATTTGATCATGTTGTGTTGGACGCAAACTGTTCTCTTACTTGGTCCAAATTCTATCGTACTTGGCAAACAGAAGACCCCATTCCAACAACTCTTGTACTCTACCtaatctctcttttttttttctttgaaaataaaataaaaacaatcacTATAAATACAAAGTACATTTTGCTTATTATTACATTGCAATATATATTGCATTACCAACACAAcacttggaaaaaaaaaaaccaagaaaaaGCTTTGTTCACTCCTAAGGATGGCGACCAATATCTCCATAATTCTGTTCACTTCCGTTGTTGTTCTCATTATTTCTCTTGCCGTAGTCCACCATTATAATTCTTTGTCCATCTGTTATAACAatgagtttatacttttttggaccctgtgttttttctcattacttgtttggatcctgtgttttgacaaattactttttggaccttatgttttgtaaaatggttaaaatagaactctaaacccGATTTAGGTCAATGTTTTCacaactaaaattataaataatttaccaaactaacaattcagaacaaaaataaaatcattttgcttaaaaacggtattgttatattcaattttttctttatcaaaattgagtttaaggttctattttaactattttacaaaatatagggtccaaaaagtaatttgtcaaaacacagggtccaaacaggtaatgagacaaaacacatggtccaaaaagtataaaccctataataattaattattctcactacaccaaatacccatttccataccACATCAATATAATATTAATAGAAAAGTATTATGGTAGAGTATTATATTGGGCAACTTTTTATGTAAAAGGGCGGTAATATATTGCACATCCCGccacttagaattttttttttcatttctgagACCTGAGAATCCTGAGACACCCATCTCCTTTCTCTTCCCCATTTTTGAGACCTGAGACACCCATTTCTGagctttccttcaacatttctgccCATGTAAATGGCTGGGTAATTTTGGGTAGCACGCTTAAATGTAAAACCCTTATTTTTTTTAGCAAATGTAAAAGGCAAAGTCATTATTTCCTTCTGATTCCTCTATGCTCTGCCACAAGAGCTGGTCCGAAATGGAGGTTGGAGAAAACACACTGTACCAGCAACTTCATAAGCTATAAGGGGTGAAGTCTGAAGAAGCTCTTAACCAATTGATTTCTGCTCTCTGGCAAACCAGGAAGACTGGTCTCCGTGGTCACCATGACAAGTCCCATTTCCAGACCCTCCTCAATCTTCCTTCTCGCTCCGACCTCGACCCAATATGGAAcaacttctcttttcttcttaaatGGAGTTTTTTTCTTGGTGGGTTTCTGTTGCTTAGTGTTCTTCTGAAGAAAGTTTTGATTTTTGTGGTGCTTGAACAGGTTTTAGCATGCCTTCGTTCGATGATTAGAAAATGCGCCTATGGAAACTTCAGTGGCGATGATCTTCTTAAGCTTGTTCCACCTGATTTGCTTGTTGATCTTCAGCAAATGCTTTTGCTTTTGTTCCAGAAGTATCGGAGTCAGTGGAAAGAGGATGTTTAAAAGGAACAGGTTCATCTCTCTCTCGAATTTCTTGCCTTGAATCAATATCCTTGATAATAGATTTCAGATTTAATGTACAAAAATTATAGCCATCTTCAATTTCAGTTGTGGTATTTCTTATGAAGAGTCTAAAATGTGCTCTAACTATCTTTGATAGACAATGCTCTGTTGATTCTCCATGATAAACGTCTTATTCCTCTCCTCAGGGTATGATTCTGCtgtcaattttattttatttttgaagtaaTTGATTAGTTATCTCTTCATTTATTTTAGAATCAATCTTAAATGCATCATTTTCTTGTTAATTTAGCTTATGTTTTTTTGCTTTGTCTAAAAATAtgcatgttttaaattttatGAGTATCAGACAGCAAAGGAAATTTTTGAGTTGGCTCTAGAGGCAGACAACTCAAACACCCATGCCAGATATTGGTTGTCCAGATTGCATATGAAATATCATGTTGTTGGAGCATGTAAAGCAGTGTAAGGAGAATTTTATAATTGGCCTTTTTGTTTATCGGCTTACCTTTTCTGATTTTGGTGATTATCTGTACTCAATTTAAGAGATATCATCACTATTTTAATGTTTCAAAATTCAACTTTGGAGAAGAAAAATATATGGACTCTCTATCAATAAGAGGGTAAAAAGATGATAGTCTAGTTTTGGATATGTAAGGATCTGGCCATGTTAATTTCTTGACTAGAGATGTTAAAGCTGTTTAAGATAAAATTCAATATTTTGGTGAAGTAAACCTCTTCAtgttattaaaaaaaagaaaattttggaaATAGTTACAGAAATGGTTTCTTTTTCTCTAGAATGTAAAATGATCAAGaaagaaaattttcaaaatttcaagttgaTATGGCCCCCAATTTATTACTCTCTCTCTCAATTCAGAAGAGCAAAAGAGAGAACAAAATCACTTGACTCgcagctggatcaggatttaatCATGGCAGAGAAAGAAGATGACCCTGACCCTGTAATTTTGAAAAGACTTACAGACAAGCTGCATCTCATGACGATCAATGACCTTAAAAGAGAGTTAGTTGCTTTCCATGAAATGTTTATCACAAGTGATGATGTTCCCGGGGACTCATTTCAAAAGATGCCGTCCTAACCCAGCAAATGATGCCCCTGAAAGTGATAAGGACTTGGTTAAGCACAGATCTCCTGTTATTCCAGATGATTTTAGGTGCCCAATATCACTTGATTTGATGAAAGACCCTGTGATTGTCTCCACTGGACAGGTAATAATATCAAGCCACTGCCTTCACAGATTATAACATGTGTATATTGAcaatcattttaattttaattgtctAACCTTTTTGCAGACATATGAAAGATCCTGTATTCAAAAGTGGATAGACATACCTGGCAGTACCAGGGATTGCGTGTCCTCGTCCAGTAACAGGTCTACTCTAGTTATCCATTTTCTCAAGTAGGactagttatttttattttttaatataatgaaGAAATCTACTTTTAGGTTGGTGATTTATGGCTTGTTCGGAGATTCAAATGGCTGTAAAGAATGAAGATTATGTAACTATATGGGTGTCTAAGATATGGAAAGACAGTCACTTAACATTTTCAGTATGCGACTTCTAGGGGCTTAGGTTTGTTTTCTATATACTTAATTTCTCTTCCAGAACATTATTTTGCTATAGGACATAATTTCTTTTAGGCATATAAATCAATATCATTAATGCTCAATGCCCTTTGTAtacaaatgtgtatatatatatatatttatttacaaGAGAAAGTTTAATTGAGTTCAAATATATCACCGAGAATTTTGTTGCTGTAGATGGGaatgcttgatttttttttttttttacttttggtaATTGGAATGATGGTGGTAAGTTTAAAGATGCGGCTTGCAAATGATGGAAATTATATAGAACTTAAATGGTTTATAGTTTGGAAACAAAGAGAACAAATTGTTGACTTTCAATTGCCATTTGAGATTTTCAGGGCTGTGCAACAAAAGTGAGCACCATTTTGTTATGACTTCATTCAATTTTTAGATGCATAAGTGCAAACTTAATCtaatatgttgaaaaaataatttctttaagttcttactAGAAAACTTGATTATGGGATTGGATTCTTAGTTGAGTGACTCATTTTAGTTTGAAACTTTATGAAGTTAAGATTAAGTTTTATGCAACAATGCTTATGGTTTAAGACAATAAAAAAATTTGCACTCCATATGTTTGGTGAAATACCTTAGAGACATAATATAGAGTATTGAAGTTAATGTTACACATTAATTCAAAAGTTCAAgtgcttttttctttctttatttctatTATACATACTTTTCTATAGTTTTCTTCATTATAGGCTTATTGTTTACCGAACAATTTTTACTTCGCCATTGTTATATAGTGGTATATGTTTCTTtcgtttattattttatttgtcaGAGAGGtattgtgtttttattttttggcTTAGTTTCCTATATATCATTTCACTTTTATCAATTGGTGGAATTACTAGTAGTGAATAGAAGCCTCTCTTGTCTTAGAAGCAGGCAGTCCATCTCGTCTCTAGCTACACTAAAAAGCGATATTGGTTTGTgatttttctctataaatatttgTAATCAATTATGTCTCTTAACATAATATGTTTGTTACAATGCCTCTAAGAAGCTtgtataaaaaaatatcaaatttgttgcttATGTTGTGTACCAAAAGTAAAATATTTCTTGCTCAAGATGTGATATTTTTCACCAATGTGTATGTTGTGTATGTGACATAATGAATATTTAACTTGTTGACTTACATT from Humulus lupulus chromosome 5, drHumLupu1.1, whole genome shotgun sequence encodes the following:
- the LOC133834073 gene encoding U-box domain-containing protein 12-like; translated protein: MKCLSQVMMFPGTHFKRCRPNPANDAPESDKDLVKHRSPVIPDDFRCPISLDLMKDPVIVSTGQTYERSCIQKWIDIPGSTRDCVSSSSNRLVIYGLFGDSNGCKE
- the LOC133778463 gene encoding gibberellin-regulated protein 1, translating into MAFSKVLIISLIFFLLVLNLVEADETAIGNEGEGSPKNKSIECGGSCAARCQLSSRPRLCKRACGTCCRRCNCVPPGTAGNLEVCPCYANMTTHGGRRKCP